In the Hordeum vulgare subsp. vulgare chromosome 7H, MorexV3_pseudomolecules_assembly, whole genome shotgun sequence genome, one interval contains:
- the LOC123411348 gene encoding sugar transport protein MST5: MAGGVVVSSSGGKVYPGHMTAFVFFSCLVASSGGLIFGYDIGISGGVTSMDSFLSEFFPSVYAQAKANKEKNQYCKFDSQLLTLFTSSLYLAALATSFLAASVTRIFGRKWSMFCGGITFLAGSALNGAATNVMMLILGRILLGIGVGFANQSVPLYLSEMAPANLRGMLNIGFQLMTTIGILSANLINYATVSIEGGWGWRIGLGLAGVPALIITLGALALPDTPNSLIARGYTAEAKKVLVKVRGTSDVHDEYDDMVAASEEANAIEHPWRNILERKYRPQLTIAVLIPFFQQLTGINVIMFYAPVLFLTIGFGGDASLMSAVITGLVNMFATIVSIISVDRLGRRALFLQGGTQMFVSQIVVGTLIALQFGTTGEGEMSRSYAMLLVLFICLYVAGFAWSWGPLGWLVPSEVFALEIRSAGQSIAVCVNMTLTFIIGQAFLTMLCHLKFGLFYFFAAWMVIMTTFIALFLPETKGVPIDEMNLIWSRHWFWSKYVIQEGGSNRRTHGV; the protein is encoded by the exons ATGGCGGGGGGCGTGGTGGTAAGTTCCTCTGGGGGCAAGGTGTACCCTGGCCACATGACGGCCTTCGTCTTTTTCTCCTGCCTCGTCGCCTCCTCTGGTGGCCTCATCTTCGGCTATGACATCGGCATCTCCG GTGGTGTGACGTCCATGGACTCGTTCTTGAGCGAGTTCTTTCCGTCGGTGTATGCCCAGGCCAAGGCAAACAAGGAAAAGAACCAGTACTGCAAGTTCGACAGCCAGCTGCTGACGCTGTTCACATCCTCACTGTACCTGGCAGCCCTGGCAACATCGTTCCTCGCAGCGTCGGTGACACGCATCTTCGGCCGGAAGTGGTCCATGTTCTGTGGTGGAATCACCTTCCTTGCAGGCTCGGCCCTCAACGGTGCCGCCACGAACGTGATGATGTTGATCCTCGGTCGCATCCTGCTCGGCATCGGCGTAGGCTTCGCCAACCAGTCCGTCCCTCTCTATCTCTCGGAGATGGCACCGGCGAACCTCCGGGGCATGCTCAACATTGGCTTCCAGCTCATGACTACCATTGGCATCCTCTCCGCCAATCTCATCAACTACGCCACCGTTAGCATCGAGGGCGGTTGGGGCTGGCGCATCGGCCTTGGCCTTGCTGGCGTCCCGGCGCTTATAATTACCCTTGGCGCGCTCGCCCTGCCGGACACTCCCAACTCCCTCATCGCCCGCGGCTACACTGCGGAAGCCAAGAAGGTGCTGGTCAAGGTCAGGGGAACCTCAGACGTGCACGACGAGTACGACGACATGGTGGCCGCCAGCGAAGAGGCCAATGCCATCGAGCACCCTTGGCGGAACATCCTCGAGCGCAAGTACCGTCCCCAGCTGACGATTGCCGTGCTCATCCCTTTCTTCCAGCAGCTCACCGGTATCAATGTCATCATGTTCTACGCGCCTGTGTTGTTCCTCACAATTGGCTTCGGCGGTGACGCCTCGCTCATGTCCGCCGTCATAACGGGGCTCGTCAACATGTTCGCcaccatagtctccatcatctccgTGGACCGGCTCGGACGCAGGGCCCTATTCCTCCAGGGTGGTACACAAATGTTCGTGTCGCAAATAGTGGTGGGGACTCTGATCGCTCTCCAGTTTGGCACCACGGGCGAGGGGGAGATGTCACGCTCCTATGccatgttgttggtgctattcatCTGCCTCTATGTTGCTGGGTTCGCATGGTCATGGGGGCCGCTGGGCTGGCTCGTACCCAGCGAGGTGTTCGCGCTGGAGATCAGATCGGCAGGGCAGAGCATTGCCGTTTGCGTCAACATGACGCTCACCTTCATCATTGGGCAGGCGTTCCTCACCATGCTTTGTCACCTCAAGTTCGGCCTCTTCTACTTCTTCGCGGCGTGGATGGTCATCATGACCACCTTCATCGCCCTCTTCCTGCCAGAGACCAAGGGGGTTCCCATCGACGAGATGAACCTCATCTGGAGCCGACACTGGTTTTGGAGCAAATACGTCATCCAGGAAGGCGGCAGCAATCGCAGAACTCATGGCGTTTAG